The Oxalobacteraceae bacterium OTU3CINTB1 genome includes a window with the following:
- a CDS encoding ribonuclease E inhibitor RraB, with the protein MITKEEMVELFADMKQNAPWDSNKPLLWGYFFADADKAKLEAVQAPLKAQGYQIVGIYDSKPDGDAPALWWLHIEKVEKHTVDTLHARNQQFYKFAEEHGLESYDGMDVGPAA; encoded by the coding sequence ATGATCACCAAAGAAGAAATGGTCGAGCTATTCGCCGACATGAAACAGAACGCCCCGTGGGACAGCAACAAGCCGCTGTTGTGGGGCTACTTTTTCGCCGATGCCGACAAGGCCAAGCTGGAGGCCGTCCAGGCGCCGCTGAAAGCCCAGGGATACCAGATCGTCGGCATCTACGACTCCAAACCCGACGGCGACGCGCCGGCGCTGTGGTGGCTGCACATCGAGAAGGTCGAGAAGCACACGGTCGACACATTGCACGCCCGCAACCAGCAGTTCTACAAGTTCGCCGAAGAGCACGGTCTCGAATCCTACGACGGCATGGACGTCGGCCCGGCGGCATGA
- a CDS encoding sensor histidine kinase N-terminal domain-containing protein, producing the protein MPLLTRLAKRFGPGATLGSLRGQLLRWLLGPLLALVTLNTVSVYHNALDAADVAYDRSLLASTRALAERVSIVGGKVVADVPYVALDSFETDTLGRIYYKVTGINGETVSGYGDLPAVPANVPRSEAYPALVRFYHANYNGQPVRIAALLQPVYDDSMRGIALIQVGETLEARRGLSNQILFDTLTWQALLLLALALLVWFAVRLVLQPLMRLKIAVETRSLNDSSDVDPALVHKEVRPLVAAMNSSRSRLQLLISSQRRFIADASHQLRTPLTVLKTQAELALRECDRAGVAPEETKAALRHIVHSIAATTDSTVNLANRLLTLARIEHGGDADGAASQAEPVSLRDVARQVGLEMAMAAVAKNIDLSLEAERDCVVSGQALLLHEMIANLVDNALRYTPAGGQVALRVTEGPNAGGIALEVEDSGPGIPAAERERVFAPFYRAAATLERNPGGAGLGLAIVRDIASLHGATIALDEAAGGKGLKVTVTFARP; encoded by the coding sequence ATGCCGCTCTTGACCAGGCTTGCCAAACGCTTCGGCCCCGGCGCCACCTTGGGCAGCCTGCGCGGCCAGTTGCTGCGCTGGTTGCTGGGGCCCTTGCTGGCACTGGTCACGCTCAACACCGTCTCGGTCTACCACAACGCGCTGGACGCGGCCGATGTCGCCTACGACCGCTCGCTGCTGGCGTCGACCCGGGCGCTGGCCGAACGCGTCTCCATCGTCGGCGGCAAGGTGGTGGCCGACGTGCCCTACGTCGCGCTCGACAGCTTCGAGACCGACACGCTGGGGCGCATCTACTACAAAGTCACCGGCATCAACGGCGAGACGGTGTCCGGCTACGGCGACCTGCCGGCGGTGCCGGCCAACGTGCCGCGCTCGGAAGCCTATCCGGCGCTGGTGCGCTTCTATCACGCCAACTACAACGGCCAGCCGGTGCGCATCGCCGCGCTGCTGCAGCCGGTGTACGACGACTCGATGCGCGGCATCGCGCTGATCCAGGTCGGCGAAACGCTGGAGGCGCGGCGCGGCCTGTCGAACCAGATCCTGTTCGACACGCTGACGTGGCAGGCCTTACTGCTGCTGGCGCTCGCGCTGCTGGTGTGGTTCGCGGTGCGGCTGGTGCTGCAGCCGCTGATGCGCTTGAAGATCGCGGTGGAAACGCGCAGCCTGAACGATTCATCGGACGTCGATCCGGCGCTGGTGCACAAGGAGGTGCGGCCGCTGGTGGCGGCGATGAACAGTTCGCGCTCGCGCCTGCAGCTATTAATCAGCAGCCAGCGCCGCTTCATCGCCGACGCCTCGCACCAATTGCGCACGCCGCTCACCGTGCTCAAGACGCAGGCCGAACTGGCGCTGCGCGAATGCGACCGCGCCGGCGTGGCGCCCGAAGAGACCAAGGCGGCGCTGCGCCACATCGTCCACAGCATCGCCGCCACCACCGACTCCACCGTCAACCTGGCCAATCGGCTGCTAACGTTGGCGCGCATCGAGCATGGCGGCGACGCCGATGGCGCGGCTTCGCAGGCGGAGCCGGTCTCGTTGCGCGACGTCGCGCGCCAAGTCGGGCTGGAGATGGCGATGGCGGCCGTGGCCAAGAACATCGACCTGTCGCTGGAAGCGGAGCGCGACTGCGTCGTCAGCGGCCAGGCGTTGCTGCTGCACGAGATGATCGCCAACCTGGTCGACAACGCGCTGCGCTACACGCCGGCCGGCGGCCAGGTGGCGCTGCGCGTGACCGAGGGCCCGAACGCCGGCGGCATCGCGCTGGAGGTCGAGGACAGCGGCCCCGGGATCCCGGCGGCCGAGCGCGAGCGCGTGTTCGCGCCCTTCTACCGCGCCGCCGCCACGCTGGAGCGCAACCCCGGCGGCGCCGGCCTCGGCCTGGCCATCGTGCGCGACATCGCCAGCCTGCACGGCGCCACCATCGCGCTCGACGAAGCGGCCGGCGGCAAGGGATTGAAGGTGACGGTAACCTTCGCACGCCCCTGA
- a CDS encoding homoserine dehydrogenase — protein sequence MKPIKVGLLGVGNVGSGTFNVLERNQEEIRRRAGRGIEVVAVSARNLERAKERTGGKVKVVANPFDIVNDPEIDIVVELIGGYDEAKALVLQAIANGKHVVTANKALLAVHGNEIFAAAQEKGVMVAFEAAVAGGIPIIKALREGLTANRIDWLAGIINGTTNFILSEMRDKGLDFATVLKQAQELGYAEADPTFDIEGVDAAHKATIMSAIAFGIPVQFDKAHVEGISKLNAIDIRYAEQLGYRIKLLGIAKRAKVNGVEGVELRVHPTLIPSKRLIANVEGAMNAVLVQGDAVGATLYYGKGAGAEPTASAVIADLVDITRLATADPEHRVPHLAFQPNAMTNIEILPMSEITTSYYLRMNVSDQPGVLADLTRILADATISIDAMLQKEPADGETKTDIIFLTHQTQEKNVTAAIAKMEGLSTVCGSVTKIRLENLS from the coding sequence ATGAAACCCATCAAAGTAGGCTTGTTAGGCGTCGGCAACGTCGGCTCCGGAACGTTCAACGTGTTGGAACGCAACCAGGAAGAAATCCGCCGCCGCGCCGGTCGCGGCATCGAAGTGGTCGCCGTCTCGGCCCGCAACCTCGAGCGCGCCAAGGAACGCACCGGCGGCAAGGTCAAAGTGGTCGCCAACCCGTTCGACATCGTCAACGATCCGGAAATCGACATCGTCGTCGAGCTGATCGGCGGCTACGACGAGGCCAAGGCGCTGGTGCTGCAAGCCATCGCCAACGGCAAGCACGTGGTCACCGCCAACAAGGCGCTGCTGGCTGTGCACGGCAACGAAATCTTTGCCGCCGCGCAGGAAAAGGGCGTCATGGTCGCCTTCGAAGCGGCGGTGGCCGGCGGCATCCCTATCATCAAGGCGCTGCGCGAAGGCTTGACCGCCAACCGCATCGACTGGCTGGCCGGCATCATCAACGGCACCACCAACTTCATCCTGTCCGAGATGCGCGACAAGGGCCTGGACTTCGCCACCGTGCTCAAGCAGGCGCAGGAACTGGGCTACGCTGAAGCCGACCCGACCTTCGACATCGAGGGCGTGGACGCGGCGCACAAGGCTACCATCATGTCGGCCATCGCCTTCGGCATTCCGGTGCAGTTCGACAAGGCGCACGTCGAGGGCATTTCGAAACTCAATGCGATCGATATCCGCTACGCCGAGCAACTGGGCTACCGCATCAAGCTGCTGGGCATCGCCAAGCGCGCCAAAGTCAACGGCGTCGAGGGCGTGGAACTGCGCGTGCATCCGACCCTGATCCCGAGCAAGCGCCTGATTGCCAATGTCGAAGGCGCGATGAACGCCGTGCTGGTGCAGGGCGACGCCGTCGGCGCGACCTTGTACTACGGCAAAGGCGCCGGCGCCGAGCCGACCGCCTCGGCCGTGATCGCCGACCTGGTCGACATCACACGCCTGGCCACGGCCGATCCGGAACACCGCGTGCCGCACCTGGCGTTCCAGCCGAACGCGATGACCAACATCGAGATCCTGCCGATGTCGGAAATCACCACCAGCTATTACCTGCGCATGAATGTCAGCGACCAGCCCGGCGTGCTGGCCGACCTGACCCGCATCCTGGCCGACGCGACCATCTCGATCGACGCCATGCTGCAAAAGGAACCGGCCGACGGCGAAACCAAGACCGACATCATTTTCCTGACACACCAGACGCAGGAAAAAAACGTGACGGCGGCCATCGCCAAGATGGAAGGCCTGTCGACCGTCTGCGGCAGCGTGACGAAGATTCGCCTGGAAAACCTGAGCTAA
- a CDS encoding GNAT family N-acetyltransferase, with translation MTAAPSNILTTARLRLEPVDDRHFDGLRSINGDAEVMRYITGRPETPEDTATFIARNKAKWTELGHAWWVFIARDSGETVGTGAVQHIERDPRNPLELGWRLRADQQGKGYATEAALAMARFAFERLGASELCAVCRQENLPSSAVMRRIGMRFRGIERWYETDVATFEMAPGDLAEATTHTKAP, from the coding sequence ATGACGGCGGCGCCCTCGAACATTCTGACCACCGCGCGCCTGCGGCTGGAGCCGGTGGACGACCGCCACTTCGACGGCTTGCGCTCGATTAACGGCGATGCGGAGGTGATGCGCTACATCACCGGGCGGCCGGAAACGCCCGAGGATACCGCCACCTTCATCGCCCGCAACAAGGCCAAGTGGACAGAGCTGGGGCACGCCTGGTGGGTTTTCATCGCCCGCGACAGCGGCGAGACCGTCGGCACCGGCGCCGTGCAACATATCGAACGCGACCCGCGCAATCCGCTGGAGCTGGGCTGGCGCCTGCGCGCCGACCAGCAGGGCAAAGGCTACGCCACCGAGGCGGCGCTGGCCATGGCAAGGTTCGCCTTCGAGCGCCTGGGCGCCAGCGAGCTGTGTGCGGTCTGCCGCCAGGAAAACCTGCCCTCGTCGGCCGTCATGCGGCGCATCGGCATGCGCTTCAGGGGCATCGAGCGCTGGTACGAGACCGATGTGGCCACCTTCGAGATGGCGCCCGGCGACCTGGCGGAAGCGACGACACACACCAAGGCCCCTTAA
- a CDS encoding sigma 54-interacting transcriptional regulator: MSAADDQLAAAGAARNPAGKGAHLLVVDDDADLLRLLSMRLTANGYRVTGVGSAEAALARMSIELPRLVISDIRLPDRDGMSLFQEIRHNYPALPVILLTAHGTIPDAIEATTLGAYAYLTKPFDAKLLLDRIAQALSLSAPAASPSNGDEAWRAGLISRSQRMDELLAEARLVAASDASILIRGESGTGKELLANAIHRASRRAKAPFIAVNCGAIPEALLESELFGHVKGAYTGAVSAREGLVQAADGGTLFLDEIGDMPLLLQVKLLRVLQERVVRQLGSDVPRPVDVRILSATHRDLDAAMLEGQFREDLYYRLNVITLTLPPLSQRREDITPMATQFLHTLAAKYGKTVRGYAPDALEALTTASWPGNVRQLYNVVEHVCALATAPLIPLSLVQRALRVPSLEVLSYTEAKQRFERNYLVQLLKLTDGNVADAARLAERNRTEFYRLLQKYDLDASLFRTDPTLVATERQDDPLKNQ; encoded by the coding sequence ATGAGCGCGGCCGACGACCAACTGGCCGCCGCCGGCGCCGCCCGCAACCCGGCCGGCAAGGGCGCCCACTTATTGGTGGTGGACGACGACGCCGACCTGCTGCGGCTGCTATCGATGCGGCTGACCGCCAACGGCTACCGGGTCACCGGCGTCGGCAGCGCGGAGGCGGCGCTGGCGCGCATGTCGATCGAGCTGCCTCGTCTGGTCATCAGCGACATCCGCCTGCCGGACCGCGACGGCATGTCGCTGTTCCAGGAAATCCGCCACAACTACCCGGCCCTGCCGGTCATCCTGCTGACCGCCCACGGCACCATCCCGGACGCGATCGAGGCGACCACTTTGGGCGCTTACGCCTACCTGACCAAGCCGTTCGACGCCAAGCTGTTGCTGGACCGCATCGCCCAGGCGCTGAGCCTGTCGGCGCCGGCCGCCAGTCCGTCCAACGGCGACGAGGCCTGGCGCGCCGGCCTGATCAGCCGCAGCCAGCGCATGGACGAGCTGCTGGCCGAGGCCCGGCTGGTGGCCGCGTCCGACGCCAGCATCCTGATCCGCGGGGAAAGCGGCACCGGCAAGGAACTGCTGGCCAACGCCATCCACCGCGCCAGCCGCCGCGCCAAGGCGCCCTTCATCGCCGTCAACTGCGGCGCCATTCCCGAGGCGCTGCTCGAATCGGAGCTGTTCGGCCACGTCAAGGGCGCCTACACCGGCGCAGTCAGCGCCCGCGAGGGGCTGGTGCAGGCGGCCGACGGCGGCACCCTGTTCCTCGACGAGATCGGCGATATGCCGCTGCTGCTGCAAGTAAAGCTGCTGCGCGTGCTGCAAGAGCGCGTGGTGCGCCAGCTGGGCTCGGATGTTCCACGGCCGGTCGATGTGCGCATCCTGTCGGCCACCCACCGCGACCTCGACGCGGCCATGCTGGAAGGCCAGTTCCGCGAGGATTTGTATTACCGGCTCAACGTCATCACCCTGACCTTGCCGCCGCTGTCGCAGCGGCGCGAGGACATCACGCCGATGGCGACCCAGTTCCTGCACACCCTGGCGGCGAAATACGGCAAAACAGTGCGCGGCTACGCCCCGGACGCGCTGGAGGCGCTGACCACCGCCTCGTGGCCGGGCAATGTGAGGCAACTGTATAACGTGGTGGAACACGTATGTGCGCTGGCGACGGCGCCGCTGATTCCATTGTCGCTGGTGCAGCGGGCGCTGCGCGTGCCGTCGCTGGAAGTGCTCAGCTATACGGAGGCCAAGCAGCGCTTCGAGCGCAACTATCTGGTCCAGCTGCTCAAACTCACCGACGGCAACGTGGCCGACGCCGCCCGCCTGGCGGAACGCAACAGGACCGAGTTCTACCGTCTGTTACAGAAATACGACCTCGACGCCAGCCTTTTCCGCACCGACCCGACCCTTGTCGCCACCGAGCGACAAGACGATCCCCTTAAAAATCAATGA
- a CDS encoding HAMP domain-containing histidine kinase — translation MLSKLSFRQLLLGVFLLIAVLLSAASLHALWTLDRLAFHSRDSGHHALALTENTQQLAERSVAMTRSARQYLVLDDPAFRMRYADAWREARAALDAVQRGLPHAPNIAFDTWRQAGEQAWDILQMPTRARTSARRQALEKVLALLPRINTQLAEEVKQEVELRNTELLAELDQRRAVLKAQVIASIVVAALLAGGFGLWLSRPLAQIESAIDRLGENRFDEAIEVRGPADLQRVGLQLNWLRQRLSNLEEDKSRFLRHISHELKTPLAALREGVALLEDGVAGALSPNQREIAGILNQNTAALQSQIEALLRYNEATFDAHHLHLEQTDMSALLARAIDSQRLQWQAAKLTVNIEGKARPITVDADKMGVAIGNLLSNALRFSPQGGVISFKLEERNDRLLIDCADQGPGVAPNDAARIFEPFYQGQRQPPGARRGNGIGLSIVQEYIAAHHGVLQLLPSDQGARFRIELPY, via the coding sequence ATGCTCTCGAAACTCTCGTTTCGCCAGTTACTGCTGGGCGTCTTCCTGTTGATTGCTGTATTGCTGAGTGCCGCCTCCCTGCACGCGCTGTGGACGCTGGACCGTCTCGCCTTCCACAGCCGCGACAGCGGACACCACGCGCTGGCGCTCACCGAAAACACCCAGCAGCTGGCCGAGCGCAGCGTGGCGATGACGCGCAGCGCCCGCCAATACCTGGTGCTGGACGATCCCGCCTTCCGCATGCGCTACGCCGACGCCTGGCGCGAGGCCCGCGCCGCGCTCGACGCCGTCCAGCGCGGCCTGCCCCATGCTCCCAACATCGCCTTCGACACCTGGCGCCAGGCCGGCGAGCAAGCCTGGGACATCCTGCAAATGCCGACCCGCGCGCGCACCAGCGCCCGCCGGCAGGCGCTGGAAAAAGTACTGGCGTTGTTGCCGCGTATAAACACCCAGCTGGCCGAAGAGGTCAAACAGGAGGTCGAACTGCGCAACACCGAACTGCTTGCCGAGCTCGACCAGCGGCGCGCCGTGCTCAAGGCGCAAGTGATCGCCTCCATCGTGGTGGCCGCGCTGCTGGCCGGCGGCTTCGGCCTGTGGCTGTCGCGTCCGCTGGCGCAGATCGAGTCGGCGATCGACCGGCTCGGCGAAAACCGCTTCGACGAGGCGATCGAGGTGCGTGGTCCGGCCGACCTGCAGCGCGTCGGCCTGCAGCTCAACTGGCTGCGCCAGCGCCTCTCGAACCTGGAGGAGGACAAGTCCCGCTTCCTGCGCCACATCTCGCACGAACTGAAGACCCCGCTCGCGGCGTTGCGCGAAGGCGTTGCCCTGCTGGAAGATGGCGTTGCCGGGGCGTTATCGCCCAACCAGCGCGAAATCGCCGGTATACTGAATCAAAACACGGCGGCGCTGCAGTCGCAGATCGAAGCGCTGCTGCGCTACAACGAAGCCACCTTCGACGCCCACCACCTGCACCTGGAGCAGACCGACATGTCGGCCCTGCTCGCGCGCGCCATCGACAGCCAGCGCCTGCAATGGCAGGCGGCCAAGCTGACCGTCAACATCGAGGGCAAGGCGCGGCCGATCACGGTCGACGCCGACAAGATGGGAGTGGCGATCGGCAACCTGCTGTCAAACGCCCTGCGGTTCAGCCCCCAGGGCGGCGTGATCAGCTTCAAGCTCGAGGAACGCAACGACCGGCTGCTGATCGACTGCGCCGACCAGGGACCCGGCGTGGCGCCGAACGACGCCGCGCGCATCTTCGAGCCGTTTTACCAGGGCCAGCGCCAGCCGCCCGGCGCGCGCCGCGGCAACGGCATTGGCCTGTCGATCGTGCAGGAATACATCGCCGCGCACCATGGCGTGTTGCAACTGCTGCCGTCCGACCAGGGCGCCCGTTTCCGAATTGAACTACCTTACTGA
- a CDS encoding porin, which translates to MKKSPFSLAILALAAAAGGAAQAQSNVQVYGLLDVGVENVNNASATGGSKTSVISGGMNTSRWGIRGTEDLGGGLKAVFNLEGGILMDTGAQDGALFRRQAYVGLEGAFGRVVVGRSFTSVYDTVISYDPMGFAPYYSWATTGPATGPSKYGFTTGYDNLIKYSGTFGDWRFGANYAAGEQTTGVADSAKMGATVAYKFGPANVMATYERNNGNTVAATGNRDENTVWHIGANYETGPLKFWAVMRDYNLTAGRAATADVEATTTWGGVAFKPNEVTTLTAAVYHINVKNVAAGRDADPTMYVLRYRYALSKRTDLHVSGAYAKAKNGQLTGLSRDDAGFANSQRGITAGMQHRF; encoded by the coding sequence ATGAAAAAATCCCCATTCAGCCTCGCCATCCTGGCATTGGCAGCCGCCGCCGGCGGTGCCGCCCAGGCCCAATCGAATGTGCAAGTCTATGGTTTGCTGGACGTCGGCGTCGAAAATGTGAACAACGCCAGCGCCACCGGCGGCAGCAAGACCAGCGTCATCTCGGGCGGCATGAATACTTCGCGCTGGGGCATCCGCGGCACCGAGGATCTGGGCGGCGGCCTCAAAGCCGTGTTCAATCTGGAAGGCGGGATACTGATGGACACCGGCGCCCAGGACGGCGCGCTGTTCCGCCGCCAGGCCTACGTGGGCCTGGAAGGCGCCTTCGGCCGCGTGGTCGTCGGCCGCTCCTTCACCAGTGTCTACGACACCGTGATCAGCTACGATCCGATGGGCTTCGCACCGTATTATTCGTGGGCGACCACGGGACCGGCCACGGGTCCGAGCAAATATGGTTTCACGACCGGCTACGATAACCTGATCAAGTACAGCGGCACCTTCGGCGATTGGCGCTTCGGCGCCAACTACGCCGCCGGCGAGCAGACCACCGGCGTGGCCGACAGCGCCAAGATGGGCGCCACCGTCGCCTACAAGTTCGGCCCGGCCAACGTGATGGCCACGTATGAGCGCAACAACGGCAACACCGTGGCGGCCACCGGCAACCGCGATGAAAACACCGTGTGGCACATCGGCGCCAACTACGAAACCGGTCCGCTGAAATTCTGGGCCGTCATGCGCGACTACAACCTGACGGCCGGCCGCGCCGCGACCGCCGATGTCGAAGCCACCACCACCTGGGGCGGCGTCGCTTTCAAGCCTAACGAAGTCACCACGCTAACCGCGGCGGTCTACCACATCAACGTCAAGAACGTCGCCGCCGGCCGCGATGCCGATCCGACCATGTACGTGCTGCGCTACCGCTATGCGCTGTCCAAGCGCACCGACCTGCATGTCTCGGGCGCTTACGCCAAAGCCAAGAACGGCCAGCTCACCGGCTTGTCGCGCGACGACGCCGGCTTTGCCAACAGCCAGCGCGGCATCACCGCCGGCATGCAGCACCGCTTCTAA
- a CDS encoding nucleotidyltransferase substrate binding protein: MSELDVRWQQRLSNYRRALSQLQKFVDQRQLNELEQQGLIKAFEFTHELAWNVLKDYLQYQGNNAIHGSRDATREACELGLLQDGDIWMSMIKSRNQSAHTYNKETADEISRLILNNYFSLFKTLEQKMTELANAD; encoded by the coding sequence ATGAGCGAGTTGGACGTACGCTGGCAGCAACGCCTGTCAAACTATCGGCGCGCGCTGTCGCAACTCCAAAAGTTCGTCGACCAGCGACAGCTCAACGAGCTTGAGCAGCAAGGGCTGATCAAGGCCTTCGAGTTTACGCACGAACTCGCATGGAACGTCTTGAAGGACTACCTGCAATATCAGGGGAATAACGCGATCCATGGATCACGGGATGCCACGCGCGAGGCGTGCGAGTTGGGATTGCTCCAAGATGGCGACATCTGGATGAGCATGATCAAAAGCCGGAATCAGTCGGCGCATACGTACAACAAGGAAACGGCAGATGAAATATCTCGCCTGATTCTCAACAATTATTTTTCGCTGTTCAAGACCCTTGAGCAGAAAATGACCGAGCTAGCCAATGCTGACTAA
- a CDS encoding response regulator, whose product MRILLVEDHTELSHWLAKALRDAHLTVECADNGADADALLHTQDYALLILDLTLPRMDGLEVLKRLRARAAPRGQTPVLILTARGGLEERVQGLNLGADDYLAKPFELAELEARVKALLRRSVGNEALVHHCGALSFDTVTRMFTYAGSALALTPREHAVLETLITRAGRAVSKEKLFDEVFALADDANIDAIELYIHRVRKKLDIAAPDAAIITTLRGIGYLLQPRPALAAD is encoded by the coding sequence ATGCGCATACTGTTAGTTGAAGACCACACCGAGCTATCGCACTGGCTGGCCAAAGCGCTGCGCGACGCCCACCTGACCGTTGAATGCGCGGACAACGGCGCCGACGCCGACGCCCTGCTGCACACGCAGGATTACGCGCTGCTGATCCTGGACCTGACCTTGCCGCGCATGGACGGCCTGGAGGTGCTCAAGCGCCTGCGCGCGCGCGCCGCGCCGCGCGGCCAGACGCCGGTGCTGATCCTCACCGCGCGCGGCGGACTCGAAGAACGGGTTCAGGGCCTGAACCTAGGCGCCGACGACTATCTCGCCAAGCCGTTCGAACTGGCGGAGCTGGAGGCGCGCGTCAAGGCGCTGCTGCGCCGCAGCGTCGGCAACGAGGCCCTGGTGCACCACTGCGGCGCGCTCAGTTTCGACACCGTCACGCGCATGTTCACCTACGCCGGCAGCGCGCTGGCGCTGACGCCGCGCGAGCACGCGGTGCTCGAAACGTTGATCACGCGCGCCGGCCGCGCCGTCTCGAAGGAAAAACTGTTCGACGAAGTGTTCGCGCTGGCCGACGACGCCAACATCGACGCCATCGAGCTGTATATCCACCGGGTGCGCAAAAAACTCGACATCGCCGCGCCGGACGCCGCCATCATCACCACCCTGCGCGGCATCGGCTACCTGCTGCAACCGCGTCCGGCGCTGGCCGCCGACTGA
- a CDS encoding nucleotidyltransferase domain-containing protein gives MLTKDSPQIFGLKREVIDAMGRVFAAYPEVEQVILYGSRAKGNFKSGSDIDLCLVGTDLTLPSLLRIDTDLDDLLLPYKIDLSIRDHIDNPELLAHIHRAGVSFYRR, from the coding sequence ATGCTGACTAAAGATTCACCGCAAATATTTGGACTCAAGCGTGAAGTCATCGACGCCATGGGACGCGTGTTCGCGGCCTATCCCGAGGTGGAGCAAGTGATACTTTACGGTTCGCGGGCGAAAGGGAACTTCAAGTCCGGATCGGATATCGATCTCTGCCTTGTCGGGACCGATCTCACGTTGCCGTCGTTGCTGAGGATCGACACCGATCTGGACGACCTTTTGCTACCATACAAGATCGACTTGTCGATCCGCGACCACATCGACAATCCCGAACTGTTAGCCCACATTCATCGCGCCGGCGTCTCCTTTTATCGCCGCTAG
- a CDS encoding tripartite tricarboxylate transporter substrate-binding protein, producing MTKVLQALIAALFLLCAVARAASVECIVPSKPGGAMDLTCKLAQKGLQGLQGLPNAPKPPPSDMRISYLPGGIGAVAWHSLVSQRRRAEPNTLVVFSGGSLLNLAQGKFGKATANDVRWVAALGTDYGMIAVRADSPYKTLAELLAALKKNPQKVLIGVSGTIGSQDWLKMAMVFKTAGLDPKVLRFVALEGGGEAFTAMHANYVQVVSGDASEATLYAADGNTRVLAVLSEKRLPGVLAGVPTAREQGVDVVWPVIRGLWMGPQVPDAVYRQWVATFDRVLADPGFAQTRVALGLYPFGLTGDALKAYVTKAVDDYGRHAAELGLVR from the coding sequence ATGACTAAAGTTTTGCAGGCTTTGATTGCCGCGCTGTTTTTACTATGCGCGGTGGCGCGGGCGGCAAGCGTGGAGTGCATCGTCCCCTCCAAACCGGGTGGCGCGATGGACCTCACTTGCAAGCTGGCGCAAAAGGGCCTGCAGGGCTTGCAGGGTTTGCCCAATGCGCCCAAGCCGCCGCCGTCGGATATGCGGATCTCCTATCTGCCGGGCGGTATCGGCGCGGTGGCCTGGCATTCGCTGGTGTCGCAGCGGCGCCGCGCCGAGCCGAACACGCTGGTGGTGTTTTCCGGCGGCTCGCTGCTCAATCTGGCGCAGGGCAAGTTCGGCAAGGCCACCGCGAACGATGTGCGCTGGGTGGCCGCGCTGGGAACGGATTACGGCATGATCGCGGTGCGCGCCGATTCTCCCTACAAGACGCTGGCGGAACTGCTGGCGGCGTTGAAGAAGAATCCGCAGAAGGTGCTGATCGGCGTCTCCGGCACCATTGGCAGCCAGGACTGGCTGAAGATGGCGATGGTGTTCAAGACCGCGGGGCTGGATCCGAAGGTGCTGCGCTTCGTGGCGCTGGAGGGCGGCGGCGAGGCCTTCACGGCGATGCATGCCAATTATGTGCAGGTGGTGTCGGGCGACGCCAGCGAGGCGACGCTGTACGCGGCCGACGGCAACACCCGCGTGCTGGCGGTGCTGTCGGAGAAGCGCCTGCCGGGCGTGCTGGCCGGCGTGCCGACCGCGCGCGAGCAGGGTGTGGACGTGGTGTGGCCGGTCATCCGTGGTTTGTGGATGGGCCCCCAGGTGCCCGATGCGGTTTACCGGCAGTGGGTGGCGACCTTCGACCGCGTGCTGGCCGATCCGGGGTTCGCGCAGACCCGCGTGGCGTTGGGGTTGTATCCGTTCGGGCTGACGGGCGACGCATTGAAAGCTTATGTAACAAAGGCCGTAGACGATTACGGCAGGCACGCCGCCGAACTCGGTCTGGTGCGCTGA
- a CDS encoding BON domain-containing protein: MMTTKLIARLMVAATLTAAAATGTAFAAGQQEGAMAGAAKTGTATNDDAITSKIKASLADQKQIGVTTTDGVVVLSGAVPSTEVGTKAIQVASAVPGVKEVKSELTVASK, encoded by the coding sequence ATGATGACTACCAAACTGATCGCCCGCCTGATGGTTGCAGCTACCCTCACCGCTGCAGCAGCTACTGGTACCGCCTTCGCAGCGGGTCAGCAAGAAGGTGCTATGGCTGGAGCCGCCAAGACTGGCACCGCCACCAATGATGATGCAATCACCAGCAAGATCAAGGCTTCCCTGGCCGATCAAAAACAAATTGGCGTGACCACCACCGACGGTGTGGTTGTGCTGAGCGGCGCCGTCCCGAGCACTGAAGTTGGCACCAAAGCCATTCAGGTCGCATCGGCCGTCCCTGGCGTTAAGGAAGTAAAAAGCGAACTGACCGTCGCTTCGAAGTAA